In the Bacillus amyloliquefaciens DSM 7 = ATCC 23350 genome, AGAGAGAATATTCATGAACTCACCTCGAAGAAAGTCACGTTGCGTATGTTTATTGTAACGTGACTTGATTTGCACTCATCCAGGAAAAACTAACAATCTTGTGAATGGATCATTATGAATGGAGGCTCTGACTGCTTCTCTCTGTATGTGTTTTCATTTTTTCCTGCCAATACATCCAGATCACAAGGACAAAGCTCGCCAACGCAACCTCCGAAAGCGCCATAAAGCCGATGGCATATTGGCCTGTTGCCTGAAATACACTTGCCAGAATCAGCGGAGGGAAAAAGCCGCCCAGTCCGCCCATAGCAGACACAATCCCGTTGGCAATTCCCGCCTGCTTTGAAAAATAGAAAGGCACCAGTTTAAATACCGTTCCGTTCCCAATACCTGAGCAGACCGCCACCGTTAATGACCCAAACGCATAAAGGCCGATCGCCGGCGAGAATGACAGCATAACGCCTGATAGCGTAAGACCCGCGAAAACGAACATCAAAATGCGGAGCGGGTTCATTTTATCAGCAAGAAATCCTCCCGCAGGCCTGAGCAGCGTAGAGACCGCAATAAAGCCGGCCGTCCGCAGACCGGCATCCGCCGGGGTCAGCCCAAAATGCTCAACCAAAAAGTTCGGAAGATAGATAGTAAAGGCGACAAAGGCGCCAAACGTAATAAAATAAAACAGGCTCAAAAACCAAAGCACATGATTTCGGTAAACGGCTTTCATTTGAGTTTTTACGGAAACTTTGACCTTCTTTTCATGCCGGTCGCCGAATAAAACGTGCAGTAATGCGAATACAGCCAGCAAAACCAGATACATCTGCACGGTTGCTTTCCATCCCGCAGCTTGAGCAATAACCGGCGCCGCAAATGTGGTAATGGCGGTGCCGATGTTTCCGGCACCGTAAATTCCATTGACGGCACCGTGCTTTTCTTTCGGATAATATTTCGGAAGGGAGGTCACTCCAATGGAGAATACCGCTCCGCCGATCCCTAAGAAAAAGCCGCCCGCGATTAAATCAAACAGAGAATCCGCGATACTGATCCAAAACACAGGAAACAAAAGCAGGATGAAGCTGATCATAAACATCAGCCGCGCCCCATACCTGTTCGTCAAATACCCTAATGGAATGCGGAGAAGCGATCCGAGAATAACGGGAATCGCCGTCACCAATGAAATCTCGCCTTTGCTTAAATGAATATCTGATGTCATTTGGGAAATGAGTGATGAAATCAGCACCCACACCATAAACCCTGCCACTAAGCTTAATGACTGCAATGATAATTGAATATGTTGACGATTGATCATTCGGCTTGCCCCTTTCACTGATTCAATATCAGTCTTATCATACAAAAACTCGGTGTACAGGATTGTGAATTACATCACACGCTTTATATGCAAAAAAAAGACAAAGCCCGAAGACTTTGTCCTTTCATGATGATTACATTTTTTCCGGAGCCGATACGCCGATCAGCTGAAGCGCGTTGTTCAGCGTAATTTGCGTCGCTTTCATTAAAGCCAGACGCGCGCGGCTCTTCTCTTTATTTTCAGGATCGATGACTTTTTCCGCATTGTAGAAGCTGTGAAGAGCGGATGCCAAATCATAAATGTAGTTGGTGATCCGGTGCGGGATGCGTTTTTCCGCCGCCTCCGCCACAGCTTCAGGGAATCCGCCGATCGTTTTCAGCAGATCGTATTCTTTTTCTGATTGAATATGGCTGAAATCAAGATCTGCCGCCGGTTTAAGTCCCTGCTCTTCCCCTTGGCGTAGCATGCTGCAAATACGGGCATGCGCGTATTGCGCGTAATACACAGGGTTTTCGTTTGATGTAGATACGGCAAGATCCAGGTCAAAATCCATATGCGTATCGGCGCTGCGCATCGCGAAGAAATAACGGACCGCGTCAAGGCCGACCTCTTCAATCAGGTCACGCATCGTTACGGCTTTCCCCGTACGTTTGCTCATCTTCATTTTTTCGCCGTTTTTATATAAATGAACGAGCTGAATGATTTCAACTTCCAATGTGCCTTTTTTGTAACCGAGCGCTTCAATTGCCGCTTTCATACGTGGAATATAGCCGTGGTGATCCGCGCCCCACACATTGATGAGCTTGTCGAAGCCGCGGTCAAGCTTGTCTTTATGGTATGCGATGTCCGGAAGCAGATAAGTGTATGAGCCGTCTTTTTTGATCAGCACACGGTCTTTGTCGTCACCGAACGTTGTGGAACGGAACCATGTCGCGCCGTCCTCTTCGTATACATGGCCCTTTTCGCGAAGCGCCTCAAGCGCCTGATCGATTTTTCCGTTTTCGTACAGTGATGTTTCAGAATACCATACGTCAAACGGCACGCGGAAATTCTCCAGGTCGGAGCGGAGTTTATCAAGCTCGTACTTTAAGCCGTATTCACGGAAAAACGCCTGACGTTCGCTCTCCTCTTCATGTACGAAGCGGTCACCGAAATCTTCGGCAAGCTTTTTCCCGATAGCGATAATATCTTCGCCCCGGTAGCCGTCTTCCGGCATCGGTTTTTCAAGACCGAGCGCCTCAAAATAACGGACTTCAACGGAGAGCGCCAGATTGTTAATCTGATTGCCCGCATCATTAATATAGTATTCGCGGCTCACATCATAGCCCGCTTTAGAAAGCACGCTGCACAGCACGTCACCTACTGCCGCGCCGCGCGCATGGCCTAAGTGAAGATCTCCCGTCGGGTTGGCGGACACGAATTCCACCTGAATCTTTTCGCCTTGTCCGACGTTTGTCTCTCCGTAATGTTCACCGGCTTCAAGCACGGACGGAATCAGTTTTGTTAAGTAGCCGTTGTTCATGTAAAAGTTGATGAAGCCCGGCCCCGCAATATCCATCTTTTCAATGGAAGCCTTGCCTTTATCAAATGCCGCCACGATCTCCTCGGCAATTTGGCGCGGCGCTTTTTTGGCGATTCTCGCCAGCTGCATCGCCATGTTTGTGGAATAATCACCGTGTGTTTTGTCTTTCGGCGTTTCTAACAGTACGCTTGGAATCTGGCTTTCTTCCGCCAGGCCCGCTTTCAGAACGGCCGCTTTGATTTCTTCCTTCAGCACGTCCTTCATTTGTTCCGCAATATTCATGCGTGAGTTCCTCCCTCATACGTGATCGTCATATTATGTAAATGCTGCTGCTCGTCTCCGACATGCATGTCATATGCGATGCTGATTCGGCCTTTTTCTTCACCGAGATCAGATTGAATCGATTTTGTGCTTGTTTCCAGCTCAAGCTCACCAAATGACATTTTATATTTCGTAATTGTGGAAGCTCCCGTTATGAAACGCTGATTCATTTTAACAGCGCCTGACCTCATGATCAGGACTTCGCCTTCGCTCACCTTCACAATCGTTTTTACTTTGCCTAGGTCGTGTTCTTCATAATAAGATAGATACACTTTTTGTTGTTTTACATAGTAAAATCCGGTAGTACGGAATTCGATGACTTCCTCATTTCCGTCATCCTCGATCACAGACTTCACATGGAGTGTTATCGGTGTCTCTTGCTTCATTTTGACACGTCCTTTTCATCATTCCACTTTGACTTGAATAGTATAATCATTCAGCTTGTAAACTTCAACTGCTTCTATCTTACCATCATTGCTCATTAGATTTGAAGATAAACCTCATAAAAAGCAGTTCCTTATGAGAAGAGAAAATCATATCACTATGTCACCCAATCCGTGAAAAACATGACAGCAGCTTTTCAGAAACTCACACAGTCTCATCGAAGCTGCTGCGACTTCCAGCAACATAGATTGTGCAGGAGCTATAAAAACGTCCGCCAAACACACGTGATGGCTTCTGTATTATGCCAAGTCATCATATTCGGCTGCGTGTTCGAAATCGTCAAGGCCGTCCCTTGCCGTATCAACGGGACTCGCGGTGTTACTGATTTTGTATTTATTGTATTTTATGCGGACGAACTTGCTGCAGCTTTTCCAGCATGACAGCCTGTTCAAAAAAGGGCTTGCGGGAGCGCTGACAGGAGCCGGGGTTTGGTGGATGCTCAGTTTCACCATAAGTGAACTGCTGTTTTTGATCATCCTGGCTGCCATCCAGCAGATCGGCTCATTTATTTATAAACGATTGTCTTATCCCAGCTCTGCTTCTCTCGATCTATGAAATCGCTACATTGCAATCGCAGACGGACCCGCGCCAACCGGGATCACCGTCACAGCTGTATAATCGCTCGTGCGGTACACGGTCACGGTATTGTCGTCGGGCTGTGCTGCATAAATGTACTGATTATCAGGTGTTACGGCGAGATCAGAGACGCCGGGGAGAGAGGCAGTTGTTATAAAAGTATGCTGCGCTGTATCTACGACAGTGAGATTCTCTGGGGATGCCTCAAAATAGGGCTCAAGGAAAAACGCACGAGTCCCATCAGCAGAAAAAACAATTGTAATTAAACCGTCAAACAGTCTGTTAATTCGTGAAGATTCGCTAAATATTGTCAAATCTATCACAGAAACGGCATTCGGCCCTAGCTCACCATTTTCCAGATAAGCAAAATTCCCTATTATCGGGGTTACAATTAAATTTGGTGTTTCAAAGTTACTTAAACTTTCGATCAGCTGTCCGGTGTTTAAGTCATATTTATTAACGACCCAAATTACAGAGTTGGTCGTATAGAAAAACTGTCCGTTAGGGTCTAGGGCAAAATCGTCCGCAGCGGGTGACACCGTGAACGTATTGGTAATGGTTTGCGAGGAAATATTAATTTCATAAACGGAGCTGCCTCCTGCGAGAATATAAGCAAATTCTCCCCAGTTTCAAACTGGATTTTTCTTGGGGCTCCTACAAGAGGGATGGTTTGTGTAACCGTTAATGTTTCGTTGTTAATGATCGACACAAGATTCGCATTCCTATGGAGAACATACGTATACGCTTTATCCAAGGTAACACCCAAATCAGTCGGGATATCAGATAAAGAAATGGTACTTACAAGAGTATTCACGTCAGCATCAATGACAGAAACCGTGCTGTCTCCAGTGTTTGCAGTAAACACGTAAGATCGATGATCCGGTTCCGGCACAAGCACAATCGTGCCTGTCACCGATAAAGGACTGCCATAGAATGGCGGAACGACAACAAGGTTCTCGATCGTAATGTCACTGACATCCGGGCAATCATCGGGTTCATCAGAATAATAGACGACTTGGTCAATCTCTGCATTGCGGATGACAGAAACAGACCCGTCCCCTTGTCCATATTGATTTCGCACTGGTGAGACACTGACGAGAAGCGTAACAGTTCCCTGCAGGCGCACTGCGAATTGAACACCGATTTCATCAGGCTCAGGCCCCGTCTCAATGAAACAGCGTTCAATGACACAAGAAAGGCTGTCTGCATTCCACGTCACGTTTGCAACAGCTTCAGCCGGATCAACAACAAACCCCTCAGGCAATTCAATCGGCGCTTGAAACATCGCTTCACGGCTTGCTTCTTCCTCGCAAAAACATAAACAATCTTCTTGTGCGGCTCCTGCTTTTTCTTTAAAGGAAAGCATGTTATTTCTCATATCTTCACTTCCTTTTCAGACATACACTGCTCACGCAGATACAACAGAATATGGAAGATGTATTTGTTTGCTTGTACAAATTGTCGGGGATAATAGCGGATTTTTGAAGTGATATCCGCAGACATGCGGTTTTAAAAAGAAAACATTGCGGTTTTTTTGCGCTATCCTTCCGAATGAAAATGATAAAATATGTCATATACATAACGTGGAAGGGAGGGATTCGGAATAGTGGCGAGTGTTGTATCGTCTTCAGCGGTTGGAGAAAAAATCAACGAATGGTATATGTACATTCGAAGGTTCAGCATCCCGGACGCCGAGTACTTGCGGAGAGAAATCAAAGAAGAGCTTGCAAGCCTGGAAGATGACCAGGATCTTCATCTGTACTATTCTCTCATGGAATTCCGCCACAATCTGATGCTGGAATACCTCGAACCGCTGGAATCGCAGCGGATAGAAGAACAGCCGAGACTATCGGATCTGCTCGCGGATATTGATAAAAAGCAGGCCCGGCTGACCGGACGCCTTGATTATTATTTTAATTTTTTCCGGGGGATGTATGAGCTGGAATGCCGTGAATATCTT is a window encoding:
- the narK gene encoding nitrate transporter NarK — protein: MINRQHIQLSLQSLSLVAGFMVWVLISSLISQMTSDIHLSKGEISLVTAIPVILGSLLRIPLGYLTNRYGARLMFMISFILLLFPVFWISIADSLFDLIAGGFFLGIGGAVFSIGVTSLPKYYPKEKHGAVNGIYGAGNIGTAITTFAAPVIAQAAGWKATVQMYLVLLAVFALLHVLFGDRHEKKVKVSVKTQMKAVYRNHVLWFLSLFYFITFGAFVAFTIYLPNFLVEHFGLTPADAGLRTAGFIAVSTLLRPAGGFLADKMNPLRILMFVFAGLTLSGVMLSFSPAIGLYAFGSLTVAVCSGIGNGTVFKLVPFYFSKQAGIANGIVSAMGGLGGFFPPLILASVFQATGQYAIGFMALSEVALASFVLVIWMYWQEKMKTHTERSSQSLHS
- the argS gene encoding arginine--tRNA ligase; amino-acid sequence: MNIAEQMKDVLKEEIKAAVLKAGLAEESQIPSVLLETPKDKTHGDYSTNMAMQLARIAKKAPRQIAEEIVAAFDKGKASIEKMDIAGPGFINFYMNNGYLTKLIPSVLEAGEHYGETNVGQGEKIQVEFVSANPTGDLHLGHARGAAVGDVLCSVLSKAGYDVSREYYINDAGNQINNLALSVEVRYFEALGLEKPMPEDGYRGEDIIAIGKKLAEDFGDRFVHEEESERQAFFREYGLKYELDKLRSDLENFRVPFDVWYSETSLYENGKIDQALEALREKGHVYEEDGATWFRSTTFGDDKDRVLIKKDGSYTYLLPDIAYHKDKLDRGFDKLINVWGADHHGYIPRMKAAIEALGYKKGTLEVEIIQLVHLYKNGEKMKMSKRTGKAVTMRDLIEEVGLDAVRYFFAMRSADTHMDFDLDLAVSTSNENPVYYAQYAHARICSMLRQGEEQGLKPAADLDFSHIQSEKEYDLLKTIGGFPEAVAEAAEKRIPHRITNYIYDLASALHSFYNAEKVIDPENKEKSRARLALMKATQITLNNALQLIGVSAPEKM
- a CDS encoding DUF1934 domain-containing protein, coding for MKQETPITLHVKSVIEDDGNEEVIEFRTTGFYYVKQQKVYLSYYEEHDLGKVKTIVKVSEGEVLIMRSGAVKMNQRFITGASTITKYKMSFGELELETSTKSIQSDLGEEKGRISIAYDMHVGDEQQHLHNMTITYEGGTHA